Proteins encoded within one genomic window of Brassica rapa cultivar Chiifu-401-42 chromosome A09, CAAS_Brap_v3.01, whole genome shotgun sequence:
- the LOC117128152 gene encoding mitochondrial amidoxime reducing component 2-like, with amino-acid sequence MENALSPSPAGETAGRVASLYVYPIKSCRGISLSQASLTPTGFRWDRNWLIVNSKGRGLTQRVEPKLSLIEVEMPKHAFAQDWEPDNNSNMVVRAPGMDVLKVSLAKPEKIADGVSVWEWFGSALDEGEEASNWFTTFLGKPCRLVRFADSETRPVDPNYAPGHFAMFSDMYPFLLISQGSLDALNELLKEPVPISRFRPNILVDGCEPFAEDLWTEILIDNFTFHGVKLCSRCKIPTVNQDTGIGGVEPIETLRSFRSDKVLQPQKKPQGKIYFGQNMVWKHGVGDGITKTIEIGDSVFVLRKLSSPTEAAT; translated from the exons ATGGAGAACGCTTTGTCTCCGTCGCCGGCAGGTGAAACCGCGGGAAGAGTAGCCTCTCTGTACGTCTATCCGATCAAATCTTGTCGAGGGATATCTTTGTCTCAGGCTTCTCTCACTCCCACAG GGTTTCGATGGGATAGAAACTGGTTGATTGTGAACTCTAAAGGAAGAGGATTGACTCAAAGAGTGGAACCAAAGCTTTCCTTGATTGAAGTTGAAATGCCTAAACATGCGTTTGCACAGGACTGGGAGCCCGACAACAACTCTAACATGG tggTTAGAGCTCCTGGCATGGATGTACTTAAGGTTTCACTAGCTAAACCTGAGAAAATAGCCGATGGTGTCTCAGTCTGGGAGTGGTTTGGCTCCGCACTTGATGAAGGAGAGGAAGCCTCTAACTGGTTTACAACTTTTCTTGGGAAGCCTTGTCGACTTGTTCGTTTTGCAGACTCTGAGACAAGACCTGTGGATCCAAACTACGCTCCAGGTCACTTTGCGATGTTCTCAGACATGTACCCTTTCTTGCTTATATCACAG GGTTCCCTTGATGCCCTGAATGAGCTTCTCAAGGAGCCTGTACCCATCAGCCGATTCAGACCCAA CATCTTGGTTGATGGATGTGAACCATTTGCTGAGGACTTATGGACAGAGATCCTTATAGACAATTTCACCTTTCATGGTGTGAAATTATGCTCTCGTTGCAAG ATACCGACGGTAAATCAAGACACTGGAATTGGAGGTGTAGAGCCAATTGAGACTCTGAGGAGTTTTAGATCAGACAAAGTCTTACAGCCACAGAAGAAACCACAGGGAAAG aTATACTTTGGACAGAACATGGTTTGGAAACATGGGGTTGGGGATGGAATAACAAAAACAATCGAGATTGGTGATTCTGTTTTTGTCC